The Rhodocytophaga rosea genome has a segment encoding these proteins:
- a CDS encoding glycoside hydrolase family 130 protein: MRLLLFLMLSSLTISYAQVKKTTTGTKSGYEKWVLQPFIKQDADNPCLEPLATTTFDCPVRKETVTWEEKDVFNPAAIVRNGKVYLLYRAEDKVGKHAGTSRIGLAVSEDGVHFTREPKPVFYPDNDAMKVYEWEGGCEDPRVIEDEKGTYYMTYTAYDGTLARLCVASSPDLVRWTKHGLAFAQAGESYKDLWSKSGSIVCRRVGNRIIATKLNGLYYMYWGDTKLFVATSKDLIHWTPLKKSNGELAFALEPRPGKFDSDLVEPGPPALLTADGILLLYNSRNKETGGDPDLPSFTYAAGQVLFDPKNPEKVLQRSDRHFMHPDKDYEINGQVGNVCFVEGMVYHKNKWFLYYGTADSKIAVAVHEPSKLK; encoded by the coding sequence ATGCGATTACTTCTGTTTTTGATGCTATCCAGCCTGACGATTAGTTATGCTCAGGTCAAAAAAACAACTACTGGAACTAAGTCTGGTTATGAAAAATGGGTATTACAACCCTTTATTAAGCAGGATGCAGATAATCCTTGTTTAGAGCCACTGGCTACTACTACGTTTGATTGTCCGGTGCGGAAAGAAACCGTCACCTGGGAGGAAAAAGATGTATTTAACCCGGCCGCCATAGTACGGAATGGAAAAGTATACCTATTATACAGGGCTGAAGATAAAGTAGGGAAACATGCAGGTACTTCCCGCATAGGATTGGCCGTAAGCGAAGATGGTGTGCATTTTACCAGAGAACCTAAGCCTGTATTTTATCCGGATAATGATGCCATGAAAGTCTATGAATGGGAGGGAGGATGTGAAGATCCCCGGGTAATAGAAGATGAAAAGGGAACTTATTATATGACCTATACTGCCTATGATGGTACATTGGCCCGGCTTTGTGTGGCTTCTTCCCCAGATCTGGTTCGCTGGACAAAGCACGGACTTGCATTTGCCCAGGCAGGAGAATCTTATAAAGACTTATGGTCAAAATCAGGTTCTATTGTGTGCCGCAGGGTAGGCAACCGGATAATAGCTACCAAACTAAATGGCTTATATTATATGTATTGGGGAGATACTAAATTATTTGTAGCTACTTCCAAAGACCTCATCCACTGGACACCGCTTAAAAAATCAAATGGGGAACTGGCCTTTGCCCTAGAACCCAGACCTGGAAAATTTGATAGTGATCTGGTAGAGCCTGGTCCACCGGCTTTACTTACTGCTGATGGTATTCTTCTGTTGTATAACAGCCGGAATAAAGAAACTGGCGGCGATCCAGATTTGCCATCCTTCACATATGCGGCTGGCCAAGTGCTGTTTGATCCAAAAAATCCGGAGAAGGTGTTACAACGATCTGATAGGCATTTTATGCACCCGGATAAAGATTATGAAATTAATGGGCAGGTAGGAAACGTTTGCTTTGTGGAAGGAATGGTATATCATAAAAACAAGTGGTTTTTATATTATGGTACCGCTGATTCTAAGATTGCAGTAGCCGTTCATGAACCTTCCAAACTGAAATAA
- a CDS encoding 4Fe-4S dicluster domain-containing protein: MAIMITDECINCGACEPECPNTAIYEGGIEWTWGGGTSLTEVQLEDGTVISGKASQTPVSDEFYYIVSDKCTECMGFHEEPQCAAVCPVDCCVDDPDVRESEDELLAKKAWLHGE, from the coding sequence ATGGCAATCATGATAACCGACGAGTGCATCAACTGTGGCGCTTGCGAGCCCGAATGCCCTAATACTGCCATATATGAAGGCGGTATTGAATGGACATGGGGAGGAGGCACAAGTCTTACTGAAGTACAACTGGAAGATGGAACAGTAATCAGTGGCAAAGCTTCTCAGACACCTGTGTCTGACGAATTTTATTATATTGTCTCTGACAAATGTACGGAGTGTATGGGTTTTCATGAAGAACCTCAGTGCGCAGCGGTTTGTCCGGTAGATTGCTGTGTAGATGACCCAGATGTAAGAGAATCTGAAGATGAACTACTAGCTAAGAAAGCCTGGCTACATGGAGAATAA
- a CDS encoding LuxR C-terminal-related transcriptional regulator yields the protein MKPIKIIVAHSHPDFVRKYPLWIHSPDQAEISAVTFCVTDLLQYLAKQDFTIVVLDANLSGTDYVELTKQIKRKHPRLHILLLADTLKTSLLMDAFQAGISGYLQRTCTSQQIGEAISALSKGENYIDDYFASELTRQYRSFFNKLSTARMHMESGFLSDREKEVLTLIAEEYSNSEIAEKLFISTNTVETHRKNLIRKLGVRNSLGLVKHAFRNGLIDLN from the coding sequence ATGAAACCTATAAAAATAATTGTCGCCCATTCTCATCCTGATTTTGTTAGAAAGTATCCTTTATGGATTCATTCACCAGACCAAGCCGAAATCTCAGCTGTTACTTTTTGTGTCACCGATTTACTTCAATACCTGGCCAAACAGGATTTTACTATTGTAGTCCTCGACGCCAATCTGTCTGGAACCGACTATGTGGAGCTTACAAAACAGATTAAACGTAAACATCCAAGGTTGCATATACTTTTACTGGCAGACACACTAAAAACCAGCTTGCTGATGGATGCATTTCAGGCAGGCATTTCGGGTTATTTGCAGCGGACTTGTACCTCACAGCAGATAGGAGAGGCGATTAGCGCACTCTCAAAAGGAGAAAATTATATTGACGATTATTTTGCCAGTGAACTTACCCGGCAATACCGCTCTTTTTTTAATAAGCTCTCTACTGCCCGTATGCATATGGAATCTGGCTTTCTGAGCGATCGGGAGAAAGAAGTACTCACCTTGATTGCCGAGGAATACTCTAACAGTGAAATTGCTGAAAAACTGTTTATAAGCACCAATACCGTAGAAACCCACCGGAAAAACCTGATCAGAAAGTTAGGCGTACGTAATTCTCTGGGATTGGTAAAACATGCTTTTCGCAATGGCCTGATTGACCTGAATTAA
- a CDS encoding ABC-F family ATP-binding cassette domain-containing protein, protein MCITVQQLSYQLPSGQTLFHNLTFTIAAGKTGLTGDNGTGKSTLLQLISRNLQPTIGTITIEGNIAALPQDFSLFSAHSVAQVLGVDKQLEALHHILSGLGTEQDYFILDDAWDLEERIENLLQQANLSHISLQKAFYSLSGGEMSRLLFASLLWKEPDFILLDEPTNHLDTPSREAFYQMISTYKRGMLVVSHDRQLLRIMDKTLELSTQGLKLYGGNYDFYQAQKEIEQAAAAQQYANARADLKKSICQQRQMLEKQEKRSARGEKQNIQKGMDKMALNYMRDASEKTMSFTKSVQASRMKELETKVTAAKERLPQTHTITIDLETHQIPAGKKLIIASQLNYEFPEQQQTLWAEALDFELSGGQRLCLSGNNGSGKSTLLHLITGQLQPTQGNIYVGTQRIGILDQKLALLDNELTLLENVRRFAPDGLPEHELRIRLGRFLFYHETVFKKADVLSGGEKMRAALACLLVTGASPDLLILDEPTNNLDISSIHELVSALTQFHGSIIVVSHDQDFLKDIGITHELRLDRHEPYQWKIW, encoded by the coding sequence ATGTGTATTACCGTTCAACAACTCTCCTATCAGCTCCCCAGCGGACAAACGCTGTTTCATAATTTAACTTTTACGATTGCTGCCGGAAAAACCGGTCTTACTGGTGATAATGGCACCGGCAAATCTACGTTGCTGCAACTGATTTCCAGAAATCTGCAACCAACTATTGGAACCATTACTATCGAAGGAAATATAGCTGCCCTTCCACAGGATTTTTCCCTTTTTAGTGCGCATTCTGTTGCTCAGGTACTTGGTGTGGATAAACAATTAGAAGCGCTGCATCATATTCTTTCTGGCTTGGGTACAGAACAAGATTATTTCATATTGGACGATGCCTGGGATCTGGAAGAAAGAATCGAAAACCTGCTACAACAAGCAAACCTTTCCCACATTAGCCTGCAAAAAGCGTTTTACAGCCTGAGTGGTGGCGAAATGTCAAGATTATTATTTGCCAGCCTGCTATGGAAAGAACCCGATTTTATCCTGCTGGATGAGCCTACTAATCATTTAGACACTCCTTCGCGAGAGGCATTCTACCAGATGATCAGTACCTATAAAAGAGGTATGCTGGTGGTAAGCCACGACCGGCAATTGCTCCGGATTATGGATAAAACCCTGGAACTTTCCACACAAGGGCTCAAGCTCTATGGCGGTAATTATGATTTTTATCAGGCGCAAAAAGAAATAGAGCAGGCTGCTGCTGCACAGCAATATGCCAATGCCCGGGCTGACCTGAAGAAAAGCATATGCCAACAACGTCAAATGCTTGAAAAGCAGGAAAAAAGGAGCGCGCGAGGTGAAAAACAGAATATTCAGAAAGGGATGGACAAAATGGCATTGAACTATATGAGAGATGCCTCTGAGAAAACTATGTCATTCACAAAGTCTGTACAGGCAAGCCGGATGAAAGAACTGGAGACAAAAGTAACAGCAGCCAAAGAACGCTTACCTCAAACACATACCATTACCATTGATCTGGAAACACATCAGATACCTGCCGGTAAAAAATTAATTATTGCAAGCCAGCTGAACTATGAGTTTCCTGAACAACAGCAAACCTTATGGGCAGAAGCTTTAGATTTTGAATTATCAGGTGGGCAACGGCTTTGCCTGAGTGGGAATAATGGTTCTGGTAAGTCTACTCTCCTTCATTTAATTACAGGCCAGCTTCAGCCTACGCAGGGAAATATATATGTAGGAACCCAACGGATAGGCATTCTCGATCAGAAGCTAGCTTTGCTGGATAATGAACTTACGCTGCTGGAGAATGTGCGCCGGTTCGCGCCTGATGGTTTGCCTGAACATGAACTCCGCATCCGCCTGGGCAGATTTTTATTCTATCATGAAACCGTTTTTAAAAAAGCAGATGTATTGAGCGGGGGCGAAAAAATGCGTGCTGCCCTGGCATGCCTGCTGGTAACTGGTGCTTCCCCGGACTTACTGATTCTGGATGAACCTACCAATAACCTCGATATATCCAGTATTCATGAACTTGTGAGCGCTTTGACGCAATTTCATGGCTCTATTATAGTGGTTTCGCATGACCAGGATTTTCTGAAAGATATAGGCATTACACATGAATTACGGTTAGACCGGCATGAACCCTACCAATGGAAGATCTGGTAA
- a CDS encoding V-type ATP synthase subunit I encodes MNLSTLQRIKEKSFMEDYFFSFRSRTVWMDVAFLSLIMLFSIILYIDKIGFYSDDWIYLAYYKTVAKQSLKGFYDVLIVSPNITSRPVQAFLQALSYWLFGMEPLGHHLMNSGIILTGVLIFYFILRKLQIGRTVALSIAAIFILLPHYSTDRLWFSAFMVSLSMTLYFISLYADLQVLQSKSIRIYFWKALSIFGLVCSSLSYEVFMPLFFINPFLVWLSAYQLKNSEKGQVASTKKWSLLFLLNLLAMFMVVVYKVTTASRMGIHGGLFAHIKWFAKLIAKAVMVSYGEYGIALPRVVATSVSKYPSTPILLMSMVVGLLIFGYIYQAIRKIEKYKESTLPFLIVLCAGFLVFGAGYGIFLSNQNASITPTGIGNRIVLAASVGVAISFVGMIGWLSTFLSSAKLFRIVYSMLIALLGTGSFIASNTIASFWVDSTRKQEQIIADISKQFPTLPDGSTLILDGICPYSGPAVVYESSWDLCGSLMILYNKFDLNANIVTPNLKVRKDGLNAYLYAGANFTHHPYNDKMFIYHIGRKSIHYIPDSLAAQKYFQEFNPTFNNDCPTGAEGMGVEIF; translated from the coding sequence ATGAATCTGAGCACATTACAACGGATAAAAGAAAAATCCTTTATGGAAGATTATTTCTTTTCCTTTCGTTCCAGAACGGTATGGATGGATGTTGCATTTCTGAGCCTGATCATGCTTTTTTCCATCATCCTGTATATTGATAAAATTGGCTTTTACAGTGATGACTGGATTTATCTGGCCTATTATAAAACAGTGGCCAAACAATCGCTAAAAGGATTTTATGACGTACTCATCGTATCTCCCAATATAACCTCCCGTCCGGTACAAGCCTTCCTGCAAGCCTTATCATACTGGCTCTTTGGCATGGAACCCCTAGGGCATCACCTGATGAATTCAGGTATCATTTTAACAGGTGTACTTATATTCTATTTTATTTTACGGAAGCTTCAAATCGGTCGAACCGTAGCTTTAAGTATTGCAGCTATATTCATTTTGCTGCCTCATTATTCGACAGACCGCCTCTGGTTTTCGGCCTTTATGGTTAGCCTAAGCATGACCCTGTATTTTATAAGCCTATATGCAGATTTGCAGGTCTTACAAAGCAAAAGTATACGGATTTACTTCTGGAAGGCACTTAGCATTTTTGGCCTGGTATGCAGTTCTTTAAGTTATGAAGTATTTATGCCTCTCTTTTTTATCAATCCATTTCTAGTATGGTTAAGTGCATATCAGTTAAAAAATTCGGAAAAAGGCCAGGTGGCCTCAACCAAAAAATGGTCGCTGCTGTTTCTGCTCAATTTGCTGGCTATGTTTATGGTTGTTGTATATAAAGTGACTACTGCTTCCAGAATGGGAATTCACGGTGGTTTATTTGCACATATAAAATGGTTCGCTAAACTGATAGCTAAAGCAGTGATGGTAAGTTATGGAGAGTACGGCATAGCTTTACCAAGGGTAGTCGCAACTTCTGTGAGTAAATATCCAAGTACGCCCATCTTACTCATGAGTATGGTGGTGGGCTTATTGATTTTTGGCTATATATATCAGGCTATACGTAAGATTGAAAAGTATAAGGAGAGTACTTTGCCATTTCTTATTGTATTATGTGCAGGTTTCCTGGTATTCGGTGCCGGATACGGTATTTTCCTTTCTAACCAGAATGCATCCATCACGCCTACCGGAATTGGTAATCGTATTGTCCTGGCAGCATCGGTGGGAGTGGCCATCTCTTTTGTGGGCATGATCGGATGGTTGAGCACCTTTCTTTCTTCTGCAAAGCTGTTTAGAATTGTATACAGTATGCTTATTGCCTTGCTAGGTACAGGCTCATTTATTGCCTCCAACACGATTGCCTCTTTCTGGGTGGATTCTACCAGGAAGCAAGAACAAATCATAGCAGATATAAGTAAACAGTTTCCTACTTTGCCTGATGGAAGTACGCTAATCCTGGACGGAATTTGTCCTTATTCCGGACCAGCAGTGGTATATGAATCCAGCTGGGATTTGTGTGGATCACTAATGATTCTCTATAATAAATTCGATTTGAACGCCAATATTGTAACGCCCAACCTGAAAGTGCGGAAAGATGGCTTGAATGCGTATTTGTATGCAGGTGCTAATTTTACACACCATCCATACAATGATAAAATGTTTATCTACCATATCGGCCGGAAATCTATACACTATATTCCTGACTCCTTAGCTGCCCAGAAATACTTTCAGGAATTTAATCCGACTTTTAATAATGACTGCCCTACAGGTGCCGAAGGAATGGGTGTAGAAATATTTTAG